Proteins found in one Aethina tumida isolate Nest 87 chromosome 1, icAetTumi1.1, whole genome shotgun sequence genomic segment:
- the LOC109609203 gene encoding beta-1,3-galactosyltransferase 1, with product MFNKRRVLTYIFVIFIFLMLTLSPTSVEVEIVGWNVTTSRNTSYYISRNISSTILPLNFCADEVFLVVLVESAPDHFEARSAIRNSWGSNRQLHDKNISVYFLLGETKNSSLQRDILSESKDHQDIIQENFMDSYNNLTLKSISLMKLASMHCSDTTKFVMKVDDDVFVNTEQLLNILTSHKDSSNLILGRKICGAWAIRDPLNKWYSPRYMYEDKKYPDYVSGTAYVITIDVAEKLYAAALTTPIFHLEDIYLTGICAKKAGVTVEGNYMFIYRQQKIDPCLMKMGLTFHEFNSTSLLNIYKILKDESLNEKCKHYKEKVYKGACNKAKVKRRRRRLNY from the exons atgttcAACAAACGGCGGGTTCTTACGTATATTTtcgtgatttttatttttctcatgTTGACATTAAGTCCTACATCAGTTGAAG TTGAAATCGTAGGATGGAACGTGACGACTTCAAGAAATACCAGCTACTACATCTCTCGCAACATATCATCAACTATTTTGCCATTGAATTTTTGTGCGGATGAAGTCTTCCTTGTAGTATTGGTGGAATCTGCTCCAGACCATTTCGAGGCTCGTTCAGCTATTAGAAACTCGTGGGGATCCAACAGGCAATTGCACGATAAGAACATCTCAGTCTACTTTCTCCTAGGGGAAACCAAAAATTCTTCTTTAcaa AGAGACATCTTATCTGAAAGTAAGGATCACCAGGATATCATACAAGAAAACTTCATGGATTCTTACAACAATCTGACGTTGAAAAGTATCTCACTAATGAAACTAGCATCTATGCACTGCTCTGACACAACTAAATTTGTTATGAAAGTGGATGACGACGTCTTCGTGAATACGGAGCAACTACTGAACATTTTAACTAGTCACAAAGATAGCTCAAACTTAATATTGGGGAGGAAGATTTGTGGAGCTTGGGCAATCAGAGATCCACTCAATAAATGGTATTCTCCCAGATATATGTATGAGGATAAAAAGTATCCGGATTACGTATCTGGAACTGCTTACGTAATTACAATAGACGTAGCAGAAAAATTATACGCCGCCGCATTGACGACACCCATTTttcatttagaagatatttatttaacag gaaTCTGTGCAAAAAAAGCAGGCGTGACTGTTGAAGGAAACTACATGTTTATATACCGGCAACAGAAAATTGATCCGTGTCTCATGAAAATGGGGCTCACATTTCACGAGTTTAACTCCACAAGCCtccttaatatatataaaattttaaaggatGAGAGTCTTAATGAAAAATGCAAACATTACAAAGAGAAAGTATATAAGGGAGCGTGCAACAAGGCCAAAGTGAAAAGGAGGCGAAGGCGTCTAAATTACTGA
- the LOC109609199 gene encoding G patch domain-containing protein 4 codes for MDFAKKQLEKYGWSEGKGLGKREDGISTALKPKLKFDNSGLGHNLGDEFTDNWWDNVYNSASKNIEVNSKDAVTITYTGKKSDLDKCLPLGKATDYKNLSGSFLRTAKLTQNGIENYDVPAKKESKTKAPFEAMTDEELFAACGGRTAHKGARHGLKLTGKLSRIEKQEEMLLRKLKKVSLSEESDVTKKKLKKIKKKKEEVEVKVKVVEETEVNTSSSPSKKNKHKKKKNVSFNETVTKIYSQDVESSIEGESDPLHNELANGSDEGIEQDCENNNNNNDQDDHRSFELAQFNVSDLSKAERKKLKKKRKLDVKKETATKMFLEQVIDEITKEEECEKEWIAKKRKCEFVSDQYQSTRKKNKKKKKQKEEQQFNSITSALNKVCRISDDE; via the exons ATGGATTTTGCTAAGAAACAACTAGAGAAGTATGGCTGGAGTGAAG gaaaaGGATTGGGTAAACGCGAAGATGGTATAAGTACTGCTTTGAAACCCAAATTGAAGTTTGATAATTCTGGCCTGGGGCACAATCTTGGTGATGAATTCACAGATAACTGGTGGGATAATGTGTATAATTCAGCATCTAAAAACATAGAG GTGAACAGCAAAGATGCTGTTACAATTACTTACACTGGAAAGAAATCAGATCTTGACAAGTGCTTGCCACTGGGCAAAGCTACGGACTACAAGAATCTGAGTGGTTCATTTCTACGGACAGCGAAACTTACACAAAATGGTATAGAAAATTATGATGTGCCAGCAAAGAAAGAGTCCAAAACTAAAGCACCATTTGAAGCAATGACTGATGAGGAATTGTTTGCAGCATGTGGCGGAAGAACTGCTCATAA GGGCGCCAGACATGGTCTTAAATTAACAGGCAAATTATCAAGAATTGAGAAACAGGAAGAAATGTTATTGAGAAAACTGAAGAAAGTGTCTCTGTCAGAAGAAAGTGATGTtacaaaaaagaaattgaaaaaaattaaaaagaagaagGAAGAGGTAGAAGTAAAAGTCAAAGTTGTTGAAGAAACAGAAGTGAACACATCATCATCTCCATCTAAAAAGAACAAGcacaaaaaaaagaaaaacgttTCATTTAATGAAACAGTAACCAAGATTTACTCCCAGGATGTTGAATCCAGCATAGAAGGCGAGTCTGATCCGTTACACAATGAACTGGCAAATGGTTCAGATGAAGGTATTGAACAGGATTGTgagaacaacaacaataataatgatcAGGATGATCATAGAAGTTTCGAATTGGCACAGTTTAATGTCAGCGACTTATCTAAAGCTGAAaggaaaaaattgaagaaaaaacgAAAACTTGACGTTAAAAAAGAGACTGCAACTAAAATGTTCTTGGAACAAGTTATAGATGAGATTACTAAAGAGGAAGAATGCGAGAAGGAATGGATTGCTAAGAAGAGAAAATGTGAATTTGTATCTGATCAATATCAATCAACTCGAAAAAAGaataagaagaaaaagaaacaGAAGGAAGAGCAAcagtttaattcaattacGTCTGCTTTAAATAAGGTGTGTCGCATTTCAGATGATGAATGA
- the LOC109609202 gene encoding cell division cycle protein 16 homolog encodes MKTVNNNINIDNYRKLVQTYINLHIYNSALFWADKVVALTGNPRDIYWLAQCMYLLKQYHRAVHLLRSQNLEKTYVLCNYLTVRCLLEAHEYNEALKVINLVDLHGSTYKNTNSPSMSNQEHILFEDTPKNQTFSSMFLLKGKVLEAMDNRVLAADCYKQALEQDVYCFEAFDCLIKYQMLTAPEEQELLNSLPITEQCSQEEAEILLTLYESKLKKYHTPTQAKTSEGNVLFGSTPCSNVSAKRTSQLFPSLPSTPISTVSSPLSRTPSTARSDKSDTRRNKENEENMVTEEQVADSGVLMMRLRDSLDMHVAEAERLYYNCDYQQCSQLTEAILKQDPYHTSCLPIHISCQVELKQSNKLFSLAHNLVDLYPSLAISWYAVGCYYYIIGKSDCARRYLAKATCLDRLFGPAWLAYGHSFAVENEHDQAMAAYFKASQLMKGCHLPLLYIGLECGLTNNVKLAEKFCNQAHNIAPEDPFIMHEKGVIAFSKLDYKNAEFHFKQALDKVKKIKKGIIPQRWTSLYNNLGHTCRKLKKYEEALEYHKAALLLTPQSAGIYSAIAFIYALMGNSEEAIDWFHKALGLKRDDTFSTTMLNYVIERHWEDKPPFPGAPDVVPKLNFPTRKVSAHRIAEASNIEENGESSNNEIMSDMSMSMSIEVDMADASSIVKE; translated from the exons ATGAAGactgtaaataataacataaatatagacAATTATCGCAAGTTGGTGCAAACATACATCAACTTA catatttataattcagcaCTATTTTGGGCTGACAAGGTGGTAGCATTAACTGGAAACCCCAGAGATATTTATTGGCTCGCACAGTGTATGTACCTGTTAAAACAATACCACCGTGCTGTTCATTTACTCAGGTCACAAAATTTGGAAAAG ACCTATGTTTTATGTAACTATTTAACTGTCAGATGCTTATTGGAAGCACATGAATACAATGAAGCTctgaaagttattaatttggtTGATCTTCATGGCTCAACTTATAAGAATACCAATAGTCCATCCATGTCGAACcaggaacatattttattcgaaGACACaccaaaaaat CAAACTTTTTCGtcaatgtttttattgaaaggGAAAGTTCTTGAGGCAATGGATAATCGTGTATTGGCTGCTGATTGTTATAAGCAGGCACTGGAGCAGGATGTATACTGTTTTGAGGCTTTTGATTGTTTGATTAAGTATCAAATGTTAACAGCCCCTGAAG AACAGGAATTGCTAAATTCACTTCCAATCACAGAGCAATGTTCGCAAGAAGAGGcagaaatattattgaccCTGTACGAAagtaaattgaagaaataccACACCCCAACCCAAGCGAAAACGTCCGAAGGCAACGTATTGTTTGGTAGTACCCCATGTTCGAACGTCTCTGCTAAACGAACATCCCAACTTTTCCCGTCGCTTCCTTCAACGCCTATAAGTACAGTTTCGTCACCCCTTAGTAGAACGCCGAGCACCGCCCGCAGTGATAAAAGCGACACGAGGAGAAACAAAGAGAACGAGGAAAACATGGTTACAGAAGAGCAAGTTGCAGATAGTGGTGTACTGATGATGCGACTGAGAGACAGTTTGGATATGCACGTCGCCGAAGCGGAGCGGTTATATTATAACTGCGATTATCAGCAGTGCAGTCAGCTAACTGAGGCCATACTGAAACAGGATCCTTATCACACTAGTTGTTTGCCCATTCATATTTCTTGTCAAGTTGAACTGAAGCAAAGTAATa aatTGTTCTCACTGGCACACAATTTAGTTGATCTTTATCCCAGCTTGGCTATATCCTGGTATGCTGTAGGTTGTTACTATTATATAATAG GAAAGAGTGATTGTGCGAGGCGGTACCTGGCGAAAGCGACTTGTTTAGACAGACTTTTTGGGCCAGCTTGGCTTGCATATGGTCATTCATTTGCTGTAGAAAATGAACATGATCAAGCTATGGCAGCTTATTTTAAAGCTTCACAACTTATGAAGGG TTGTCACTTACCGTTACTGTACATTGGCTTAGAATGTGGTCTCACTAATAACGTTAAGCTAGccgaaaaattttgtaatcaaGCCCACAATATAGCACCAGAAGATCCCTTTATTATGCACGAAAAAGGAGTAATTGCCTTCTCTAAATTGGA CTACAAAAATGCCGAATTCCATTTCAAACAGGCATTGGATAAAGTGAAGAAGATTAAAAAGGGTATAATTCCTCAAAGATGGACTTCattgtacaataatttagGGCACACCTgtagaaaattgaagaaatatgaAGAAGCTTTGGAATATCACAAAGCG gcATTGTTACTAACGCCGCAATCGGCTGGCATTTATTCAGCGATAGCTTTTATATATGCGTTGATGGGTAACAGTGAGGAGGCTATTGATTGGTTTCATAAAGCTTTGGGTTTAAAAAGAGATGATACATTTAGTACCACTATGTTAAATTACGTCATCGAACGACACTGGGAAGATAAACCCCCATTTCCAG gTGCTCCCGACGTAGTACCAAAATTAAACTTCCCCACAAGAAAAGTATCGGCGCATAGAATTGCAGAAGCGtcaaatattgaagaaaacgGGGAAAGTtcgaataatgaaataatgtcTGATATGAGTATGAGCATGAGTATAGAAGTCGATATGGCGGATGCGAGTAGTATAGTTAAAGAATAA
- the LOC109609209 gene encoding uncharacterized protein LOC109609209, translated as MYKIPKLDNSMAYQRPITRHSNKGNFFDKSAKDINKRYSVLREKIMEEHQSALKVYEKLVVELKEERKNMLLGEMLSFEHNENMGQEKGAGEAIPDDIALYQDFLDYRTASPELLDNVAKTEQVRKLDIVVQIHEKKIKSLVAKWRKLVHRQSLTEKSMLEKSVVRKLEDEIKKLKVIIDSQNKTAIKLYNRNFMRAQNIQILKIILKHLTNKSKNSEKKNIQLNGKLKEVQERSKIQERKWIKERDELCKTINQQEQILQRVLVEKNHFQARYNMAEKNFEQIEEKFLTEIKNLKENIAEKNKELDAVKKEKMLIQKELNALKELLDKLNENKKELIDKHSQTLKIDMVVAKLLLNQIKKNINQLEPDEKDTPTVTSVQEITTTSFHVSTLIKNTGEMWYQKINKIKADLRKRFMYVMRNSSEFLNLHKTLYPSLTLRAMLEPYCFNATEDPKQDSKKRISHYVTLIRKQMKRINEMKCLFRFCNSKIEQLSMSHNELFMEKDILIKLVEELQNVLK; from the exons atgtataaaattccgAAATTG GACAATTCAATGGCATACCAGAGACCAATAACTAGACATTCTAATAAGGGCAATTTTTTCGACAAGTCTGCAAAAGATATCAACAAGCGTTATTCGGTACTTAGGGAGAAAATTATGGAGGAACACCAATCAGCACTTAAAGTCTATGAAAAACTAGTAGTAGAACTAAAAgaggaaagaaaaaatatgctATTAGGAGAAATGCTCAGTTTTGAACATAATgag AATATGGGACAGGAGAAAGGTGCTGGTGAAGCAATTCCTGATGATATCGCACTTTATCAAGATTTTCTTGACTACCGAACGGCTAGTCCAGAACTATTAGATAATGTTGCTAAAACTGAACAAGTAAGAAAATTAGATATTGTTGTCCAAATACATGagaaaaagataaaaagtCTTGTGGCCAAATGGCGGAAGCTGGTTCATAGACAATCATTAACTGAGAAGAGCATGCTTGAAAAATCGGTCGTTAGAAAACTCGAAGATGAAATAAAG aaattaaaagttattattgaCTCGCAAAATAAAACTGCTATAAAACTGTACAATCGAAATTTCATGAGagctcaaaatattcaaatattaaagatcatattaaaacacttaactaataaatctaaaaattcagaaaagaagaatatacaattaaatggAAAGCTGAA GGAAGTTCAAGAGCGAAGTAAAATTCAGGAACGTAAATGGATCAAAGAGAGGGATGAACTGTGTAAAACGATTAATCAGCAAGAACAGATCTTACAAAGAGTACTTGtcgaaaaaaatcattttcaggCCAG gTACAATATGGccgaaaaaaattttgaacagaTTGAAGAAAAATTTCTTACTGAGATAAAGAAcctcaaagaaaatatagctgaaaaaaataaagaactaGACGCGGTCAAGAAAGAGAAAATGCTAATTCAAAAGGAGCTAAATGCACTTAAAGAACTGTTGGACaagttaaatgaaaataaaaaggaacTGATCGATAAAc attcacaaacattaaaaattgacatGGTTGTCGCAAAATTATTACTGaatcaaataaagaaaaatataaatcagttGGAGCCAGATGAAAAGGATACGCCTACAGTTACTTCGGTG CAAGAGATAACTACAACATCTTTCCACGTTAGCACTTTGATCAAGAATACTGGCGAAATGTggtaccaaaaaataaataagataaaagcCGACCTGAGAAAgag ATTCATGTATGTTATGAGAAATTCATctgaatttcttaatttacacAAGACGCTTTATCCCAGCCTTACACTAAGAGCAATGTTGGAACCATATTGCTTTAATGCCACCGAGGATCCTAAACAAGACAGCAAAAAAAGAATTTCTCACTATGTAACCCTGATTAGAAAACAAATGAAGCgtataaatgaaatgaaatgtttatttcgGTTTTGTAATAGCAAAATTGAGCAACTGAGTATGTCCCATAATGAATTGTTTATGGAAAaggatattttgattaaattagtcGAGGAACTCCAGAATGTtctaaaatga